The genomic segment GACGTGGTCGTCGACAGCGACGCCGGCCGCGTCCGAGCGGTCGGCGAGGGTATCGCCGCCGACTACGACGCCGACGAGACGTTGGACGCCGAGGGCTGTCTGGTGACGCCCGGCCTCGTCAACGCCCACACGCACGCCGCCATGACGCTCCTCCGCGGGTACGCCGACGACAAACCGCTCGACTCGTGGCTCCGAGAGGACATCTGGCCCGCCGAGGCGGCCCTCGAACCCGAGGACGTGCGCGCCGGCACCGAACTCGGCATCCTCGAGATGATTCGCTCGGGCACGACGGCGTTCGCGGACATGTACTTCGAGGTGCCCGAGGTAGTCGCGGCAGTCGAGCGGTCGGGCGTGCGCGCCCGCCTCGGCCACGGCGTCGTCACCGTCGCGAAGGACGACGAGGACGCCGCCGCGGACGTGGAAGAGAGCCTCGCCGTCGCCCGCGAGTTCGACGGCGCGGCCGACGACCGCGTCCGCACCGCGTTCATGCCCCACTCGCTCACCACCGTCGGCGAGGCGTTCCTCCGCGAGGCGACGGCCGAGGCCCGCGAGGACGGCATCCCGCTCCACTTCCACGCCAACGAGACGACCGACGAGGTGGACCCCATCGTCGAGGAACGCGACCAGCGACCACTCGCGTACGCCGACGAACTCGGCATGCTCACCGACGAGGACTTCGTCGCCCACGGCGTCCACGTGACCGACGACGAGATTGCGCTCCTCGCGGAACGCGGCACCGGCGTGATTCACTGCCCCGCCTCGAACATGAAACTCGCCTCCGGCATCGCACCCGTCCAGCGCATGCTCGACGCGGGCGTGACCGTCGGCGTCGGCACCGACGGCGCCGCCTCGAACAACGACCTCGACCTGTTCGACGAACTGCGCGACGCCGCGATGCTCGGCAAACTCGGCGCCGAGGACGCCGCCGCCGTCCCCGCCGAAGCCGCGGTCACCGCCGCCACCGCCGGAAGCGCCGACGCCGTCGGCCTGCCCGGCGGCCGCATCGAGGAGGGGGCCGCCGCGGACTTCGCCGTCGTGGACCTCGACGCGCCCCACCTCGCTCCCGCCCACGACGAGGTGAGCCACCTCGCCTACGCCGTCCGCGGGTCCGACGTGCGCCACACCGTCTGCGACGGACAGGTGCTGATGCGGGACCGCGAGGTGCTGACGCTGGACGAGGAACGGGTGGTCGAGACGGCGCGGGAACGGGCGGCGTCGCTGGCCGAACGGGCGGAGTGAGGCTCGGTCCGCGACATCGCTCGACCCGTCGCACGTTCGACCAGTCACGGAACCCGAGTTGCACTCGCCGAAGATATTCTTTAGCTTGTCGATTAGATTAAACAACACTTCGTCTGAATCCAAGCCCGTCGCACGATGACAGACGGTCCCCCTCCCGAGTCGGACTCGGGCACGAACTTCGGTCGACGGACGGTACTACAAGGTCTCGGCGCTGCCGCGGGAACGACGCTCCTCGGTTCGGGCGTCGCCTCGGCGACAGAGAGCGACGACGGCGACGGTCCCCCGTACGAACTGCCGCCGTTGCCGTACGACTACGACGCCCTGGAACCGCACGTCGACGCGCGCATCATGGAACTCCACCACGACAGCCACCACCAGGGGTACGTCGACGGCGCGAACGCGGCCGTCGAGCGACTGGCCGAGATGCGTGCGTCCGGCGACTACGACCGCATCAAACACGTCGAGCGCGACCTGTCGTTCGACCTCTCGGGGCACGTCCTCCACTCGATATTCTGGGAGAACATGTCGCCCGACGGCGGCGGCCGACCGAGGGGGTCGCTCGGAGACCGGATTACGGCCGACTTCGGGTCGTTCGAGCGGATGCGCGAGCAGTTCTCGGCGGCCGCCTCGAGCGTCGAAGGATCGGGTTGGGGAGCGCTCCTCTACGACCACCGGTCGGACTCGCTCCTCGTCACGCAGGTCGAAGACCACAACGACCTCGCGGTGCAGGGCGGCACGCCGATTCTCGTCCTCGACGTCTGGGAGCACGCGTACTACCTCCAGTACGAGAACCGTCGCTCGGAGTACGTCGACGCGTTCTGGAACGTCGTCGACTGGGCCGACGTGAAAGAGCGGTACGAGGCGGCACGAGGGGCGACGCTCCTCGGCGAGAGCTGAATCGGCGAAGTTCGCGTACGTTTTGACGAGGGTTCCCGCAGGGCCGCCTTGCGGCCGGAGGAACCCCGAGTGTGGAAAAAGCTGGTTCGGTAGCGTTTTGCCTCGCCTCTCCGAACCGACGCCCATGAGTGACTACCCCCCCGTGAGCGAGCATCTCGACGACGTCGAGAGCGCTCGCGAAGAGGGACGACGCAAGATGGACTGGGCGCTGCAGCACATGCCCATCCTGAACGAACTGCGCGACCAGTTCGAGGCCGAGAAACCGCTCGACGGGCAGGTCATCGGCATGGCGATGCACGTCGAAGCGAAGACGGCCAACCTCGTGGAACTGCTGGCCCTCGGCGGCGCGGAAGTCGCCATCACCGGCTGTAACCCCCTCTCGACGCACGACGACGTGAGCGCTGCCCTCGACGCCAACGACGCCATCACCTCCTACGCCGTCCGCGGCGTGGACGAGGACGACTACTACGCCGCCATCGAGTCGGTCATCGACCACGAACCGACCGTCACCGTCGACGACGGGATGGACATGGTGTTCGCCATCCACGAGGACCACCCCGAACTCATCGACACCATCGTCGGCGGCGCCGAGGAGACGACGACGGGCGTCCACCGCCTCCGCGCGATGGACGACGACGGCGAACTGAACTACCCCGTCTTCGCCGTCAACGACACGCCGATGAAGCGCCTGTTCGACAACGTCCACGGCACGGGCGAGTCCTCGCTGGCCAACATCGCCATGACGACGAACGTCTCGTTCGCCTCCAAGAACGTCGTCGTCGCGGGCTACGGCTACTGCGGCAAGGGCGTCGCGAAGAAAGCGTCCGGGCAGAACGCCAACGTCGTCGTCACCGAAGTCGAACCCCGCCGCGCCCTCGAAGCCCACATGGAGGGCTACGAGGTGCTCCCGATGAAGGAAGCCGCGAAGAAGGGCGACATCTTCGTGACGACGACGGGCAACCGCGACATCATCACCGAGGAGGACTTCGAGGTGATGAAGGACGGCGCCATCCTCTCGAACGCCGGCCACTTCGACATCGAAATCGACCTCGACGCCCTCTCGGACCTCGCCGTCGAGGAGTACGAGGCGCGCGACGGCGTCCGCGCCTACGAGATGGACGACGGCCGCCGCCTGAACGTCCTCGCGGAGGGTCGCCTCGTCAACCTCGCCTCGCCCATCGCGCTGGGTCACCCCATCGAGGTGATGGACCAGTCGTTCGGCGTGCAGGCCGTCTGCGTCCGCGAACTCGTGGAGAACGGCGACGCCTACGACGCGGGCGTCCACGACGTGCCCGACGAGCTAGACAAGGAAGTCGCCGAGATAAAACTCGCCGCCGAGGGCGTCGAGATAGACGCGCTCACGGACGAACAGCGCGAGTACATGGGTAGCTGGAGTCACGGCACGTAAGCGTCCGCCGACGGGCGGAACGCCTAACCCGGAACCGCTTCATCACGGACGTAGATGAGCTACGAAGAACAGCCGATCGGCGCGTTCCTCGACGCCGTCGCTTCCGAACGGGTGGTCCCCGCGGGCGGGACGTCGGCCGCGGTGGTCGGCGCGACCGGGGCCGCCCTCTGCGAGATGGTGTGCATCCACACGCTGGCGAAGTCGGAGCGGTCGGGCGAGGGGTCGGCGCTGGCGTCCGCCGGCGAGGAACTGGCGGCACTGCGGCGCCAACTGCTGACGCTGGCCGACCGGGACGCCGACGCGGTCGAGGCGTTGCTCTCGGCCGACGACGGCGAGCGCACGACGGCGGCGAAGCGCGCGACCGGGGTCCCCCTCTCGACCGCGGAGGCGTGTCTCGCCGTCGTCGAGTCCGCGGCCGTCGTCGCGGCCGAGGGGACGCCGAACGCCGTCCCGGACGCGGGAACCGGCGTCTTCCTCGCCCACGCCGCCCTGCGAGCGTCGACGTTCACCGTCCGGTGTAACCTCGACGCGATAGACGACCCGTCGGTCGTCGACCGGATGCGACGGCGAGCGACCGAACTGGAGGCGGACGCCGACCGGGCGGTCGACGAGGCGATGGCGGCCGTCCGCGACGCGTCCTGAGCGCCGAGGACGCCCGCGGTCGGTCCGGTCGGTTACTCTATCTCGTCGAACGAGTCGAACACGTCCCAGCAGTCGCAGTCGAGGTCGTCCATCGACTCGACTTCGTCCGGGAGGCTGGAGATGGGCATCCCGCTTCCGACG from the Halogeometricum rufum genome contains:
- a CDS encoding amidohydrolase — its product is MNTLCLAGGRVLRPDCTVAAADVVVDSDAGRVRAVGEGIAADYDADETLDAEGCLVTPGLVNAHTHAAMTLLRGYADDKPLDSWLREDIWPAEAALEPEDVRAGTELGILEMIRSGTTAFADMYFEVPEVVAAVERSGVRARLGHGVVTVAKDDEDAAADVEESLAVAREFDGAADDRVRTAFMPHSLTTVGEAFLREATAEAREDGIPLHFHANETTDEVDPIVEERDQRPLAYADELGMLTDEDFVAHGVHVTDDEIALLAERGTGVIHCPASNMKLASGIAPVQRMLDAGVTVGVGTDGAASNNDLDLFDELRDAAMLGKLGAEDAAAVPAEAAVTAATAGSADAVGLPGGRIEEGAAADFAVVDLDAPHLAPAHDEVSHLAYAVRGSDVRHTVCDGQVLMRDREVLTLDEERVVETARERAASLAERAE
- a CDS encoding superoxide dismutase, translated to MTDGPPPESDSGTNFGRRTVLQGLGAAAGTTLLGSGVASATESDDGDGPPYELPPLPYDYDALEPHVDARIMELHHDSHHQGYVDGANAAVERLAEMRASGDYDRIKHVERDLSFDLSGHVLHSIFWENMSPDGGGRPRGSLGDRITADFGSFERMREQFSAAASSVEGSGWGALLYDHRSDSLLVTQVEDHNDLAVQGGTPILVLDVWEHAYYLQYENRRSEYVDAFWNVVDWADVKERYEAARGATLLGES
- a CDS encoding adenosylhomocysteinase, giving the protein MSDYPPVSEHLDDVESAREEGRRKMDWALQHMPILNELRDQFEAEKPLDGQVIGMAMHVEAKTANLVELLALGGAEVAITGCNPLSTHDDVSAALDANDAITSYAVRGVDEDDYYAAIESVIDHEPTVTVDDGMDMVFAIHEDHPELIDTIVGGAEETTTGVHRLRAMDDDGELNYPVFAVNDTPMKRLFDNVHGTGESSLANIAMTTNVSFASKNVVVAGYGYCGKGVAKKASGQNANVVVTEVEPRRALEAHMEGYEVLPMKEAAKKGDIFVTTTGNRDIITEEDFEVMKDGAILSNAGHFDIEIDLDALSDLAVEEYEARDGVRAYEMDDGRRLNVLAEGRLVNLASPIALGHPIEVMDQSFGVQAVCVRELVENGDAYDAGVHDVPDELDKEVAEIKLAAEGVEIDALTDEQREYMGSWSHGT
- a CDS encoding cyclodeaminase/cyclohydrolase family protein, which encodes MSYEEQPIGAFLDAVASERVVPAGGTSAAVVGATGAALCEMVCIHTLAKSERSGEGSALASAGEELAALRRQLLTLADRDADAVEALLSADDGERTTAAKRATGVPLSTAEACLAVVESAAVVAAEGTPNAVPDAGTGVFLAHAALRASTFTVRCNLDAIDDPSVVDRMRRRATELEADADRAVDEAMAAVRDAS